A genome region from Neptunomonas japonica JAMM 1380 includes the following:
- a CDS encoding EAL domain-containing protein yields MHITKITTICIAIFLLVSSLGAYWSQIGQSLDRNEQRFYMSELVNSQASAIERRLARSLSSTRILAQGVRQHNGVIDQFEIYADEVLKAVGGVSNLQLAPNGVISHIHPIAGNEKAIGHNILKDDHRLKEAMLAINERRLTLAGPFTLIQGGVAVIGRNPVYLPSDKGDKFWGFTSALIYLEDLLKVTDLDSLQERGYSYQLRRPAPDTGITETFARSVSPLTEDSYSVSINVPNATWQLIISRAENVSKWYSYNGYIISVFTALLVAWITRFVLLQPEKLRKEVKEKTQELQQLAYYDHLTGLANRRYLHEQLNIVFKEYSRNQKPAVLIYLDLDDFKKINDSMGHGAGDTLLQKIAIRLKECVRSNDLVTRLGGDEFSILLLNTHSTRDVSRIAKKLIAAVERPVTLESKSFTVSASVGITMIPADGHDANSILRNADMAMYAAKTAGKKRFSFYDQSLQSIAMAKLQLEDDLAIAIKDKQFVLHYQPILTQLTDEVTGYEALIRWKHPDQGLIYPDKFIGVAEETGKIIDIGYWVIKEVCNQIMLRTSNLQPPLRFSINLSPKQFKDTNLLENIRHIMQETGVDGRSLEFEVTESSIMEDIEHTNSTLLQLKKMGASIAIDDFGTGYSSFALLKHLPVDKLKIDKSFITDLETDLSDQKIVHGLISMAHKLHLEVVAEGIETKEQHRLLKQYKCDLGQGYLFRKPVPMDHLQNFIYKPL; encoded by the coding sequence GTGCACATAACTAAAATAACAACCATTTGCATTGCAATATTTCTACTCGTTTCAAGCTTAGGAGCCTATTGGAGCCAAATAGGGCAATCTCTTGACCGAAATGAGCAACGCTTTTATATGAGCGAGCTGGTCAATTCACAAGCGTCCGCAATCGAACGCCGCCTAGCACGCTCACTATCTTCCACACGGATATTAGCTCAAGGTGTACGCCAACATAATGGCGTCATTGATCAATTTGAAATATATGCTGATGAAGTGCTAAAAGCGGTTGGCGGCGTCTCTAATTTACAGTTAGCACCTAATGGTGTTATTAGCCACATACATCCAATAGCAGGTAATGAAAAAGCTATTGGTCATAATATTTTAAAAGATGACCATCGCCTTAAAGAAGCAATGCTCGCTATCAATGAGCGTCGCCTCACACTCGCTGGGCCTTTCACATTAATTCAAGGCGGTGTTGCCGTTATTGGGCGAAACCCTGTGTACTTACCAAGCGATAAGGGTGATAAATTTTGGGGCTTTACGTCGGCTCTTATTTACCTAGAAGACCTACTCAAAGTCACTGATCTAGACTCATTACAAGAGCGCGGTTATAGCTATCAACTACGCCGACCAGCCCCTGACACAGGCATAACAGAAACCTTTGCCCGCTCTGTTAGCCCACTGACCGAGGACTCCTACTCGGTATCTATTAATGTACCTAATGCTACTTGGCAACTTATTATTAGTCGCGCTGAAAACGTATCTAAATGGTATTCATATAATGGTTACATCATTAGTGTTTTTACTGCCTTACTCGTTGCCTGGATCACACGTTTTGTACTGCTACAACCAGAAAAGCTGAGAAAAGAAGTAAAAGAAAAAACTCAAGAGTTACAACAGCTTGCATACTACGATCATCTCACAGGGCTCGCTAATCGTCGATATTTACATGAACAGCTTAATATAGTGTTTAAAGAGTACAGTCGAAATCAAAAACCAGCTGTATTGATATATCTTGATCTAGATGATTTTAAAAAAATTAATGACTCCATGGGTCACGGTGCTGGTGATACGTTACTGCAAAAAATTGCCATACGTTTAAAGGAGTGTGTGCGCTCCAACGACCTCGTCACAAGACTAGGAGGTGACGAGTTCAGTATTTTACTTTTAAACACACACTCAACAAGAGACGTAAGCCGGATTGCCAAGAAGCTTATAGCGGCCGTTGAAAGACCCGTCACTTTAGAAAGTAAATCTTTTACCGTCTCTGCTTCTGTCGGTATCACCATGATCCCTGCCGATGGACATGATGCAAACTCTATTCTTAGAAATGCAGACATGGCTATGTATGCAGCGAAAACAGCAGGTAAGAAAAGATTCAGCTTTTATGATCAATCGCTACAAAGCATCGCAATGGCTAAACTACAATTAGAAGATGATTTAGCTATTGCCATTAAAGACAAACAGTTTGTCCTGCACTACCAACCTATTCTCACGCAATTAACGGATGAGGTGACCGGGTATGAAGCGCTCATACGCTGGAAACATCCTGATCAAGGGTTGATTTACCCTGATAAGTTTATAGGTGTAGCAGAAGAAACTGGGAAAATTATTGATATTGGTTATTGGGTCATTAAAGAAGTGTGTAACCAAATAATGCTACGCACATCAAACCTACAGCCTCCTCTTAGGTTTTCAATCAACTTGTCTCCAAAACAATTTAAAGATACTAACTTGCTCGAAAACATCCGCCATATTATGCAAGAGACCGGTGTAGATGGACGGTCCCTAGAATTTGAAGTAACCGAGTCGTCCATCATGGAAGATATCGAACATACTAACAGCACTCTCTTACAGCTAAAAAAAATGGGAGCATCGATAGCCATTGATGACTTCGGTACGGGATATTCATCTTTCGCTTTATTAAAGCACCTTCCCGTGGATAAGCTTAAAATTGATAAAAGCTTCATTACGGATTTAGAAACAGACCTAAGTGACCAGAAAATAGTGCATGGGTTAATTTCAATGGCGCATAAGCTACATTTAGAAGTAGTCGCTGAAGGCATAGAAACAAAAGAGCAGCACCGACTACTCAAACAATACAAGTGCGACCTCGGGCAGGGCTACTTATTTAGGAAGCCAGTCCCTATGGATCACCTACAAAATTTCATATACAAACCCTTGTAA
- a CDS encoding DUF2798 domain-containing protein has protein sequence MKQRVIFALLMSFLLSLLMTCWVTWINLGWVESFFTQWLHAFSLAWPVAGFISFFIGPEIYKMSEKLSH, from the coding sequence ATGAAGCAAAGAGTCATATTTGCCCTGTTAATGTCCTTCTTATTATCGCTATTAATGACCTGTTGGGTTACCTGGATTAACTTAGGATGGGTTGAGAGCTTTTTCACCCAATGGTTACATGCCTTCTCACTTGCATGGCCTGTGGCAGGGTTTATTTCATTTTTTATTGGCCCTGAAATTTATAAAATGTCGGAGAAACTCTCTCACTAA
- a CDS encoding zinc ribbon domain-containing protein YjdM — MSFPPCPQCNSEFVYQDQNNLVCPECAHEWNLSQASSEDDTLSIKDANGTLLAEGDKVTLIKDLKVKSSSQVLKIGTKALIKRIVEGKDHQLDCKVDGAGAMMVTAKFVKKA, encoded by the coding sequence ATGTCCTTTCCTCCCTGCCCACAATGCAACTCTGAGTTTGTTTATCAAGACCAAAACAATCTGGTTTGCCCAGAATGTGCACATGAGTGGAACCTCTCACAAGCCTCTAGTGAAGATGATACCTTGAGCATCAAGGATGCCAACGGCACACTGCTGGCTGAAGGCGATAAGGTCACACTCATTAAGGATCTTAAAGTAAAAAGCAGTTCTCAGGTGCTTAAGATTGGTACTAAAGCGCTGATAAAACGAATAGTCGAAGGTAAAGATCACCAATTAGACTGCAAAGTGGATGGTGCAGGCGCAATGATGGTAACCGCAAAGTTTGTGAAGAAAGCCTGA
- a CDS encoding MarR family winged helix-turn-helix transcriptional regulator: MNKIKLVTSQWQREMPQLDLLPMKVIGNLGKATRLVTRNYLDPFFKSHGLQLGEFDVLATLRRSGAPYELAPTQLFEALLISSGGMTNRLDRLEKAGLIARAPNPEDRRGTLVLLTEEGLTLMNQIVPLHVENEANSLSNLSREEQETLERLLEKLIDGLEEE; this comes from the coding sequence ATGAATAAAATCAAATTAGTCACGTCTCAATGGCAGCGTGAGATGCCCCAACTCGACCTTTTACCAATGAAAGTGATTGGTAATCTTGGAAAAGCGACCCGCTTAGTCACTCGAAATTACTTAGACCCGTTCTTTAAAAGCCACGGTTTACAGCTAGGTGAGTTTGATGTGCTAGCCACTTTACGCCGCTCAGGTGCCCCATATGAATTAGCGCCCACACAGTTATTTGAAGCCTTACTTATTTCATCTGGTGGAATGACTAACCGATTAGATCGGCTTGAAAAAGCAGGATTGATTGCACGCGCTCCCAATCCAGAAGATCGCCGCGGTACGCTGGTATTATTAACCGAAGAAGGACTAACGTTAATGAACCAGATCGTCCCACTGCATGTTGAAAACGAAGCAAACTCGCTATCGAACCTGAGTAGAGAAGAGCAAGAAACACTAGAAAGGTTGTTAGAAAAACTGATCGATGGGCTGGAAGAAGAATAG
- a CDS encoding CopD family protein, with product MYGFLLAIHILSATIWTGGHIVLSLVILPRVLKNRSPEELLNFESGFEKIGMPALIIQVISGLMLAYQLIPDVSLWFDFSNPLAHGIVAKLTLLALTVLFAIDARFRVIPKLSQASLVDMAWHIIPVTLFSILFVLVGVSFRAGWLL from the coding sequence ATGTACGGTTTTCTATTGGCTATCCACATCTTGTCAGCCACTATTTGGACAGGTGGTCACATTGTTTTATCGCTGGTGATTCTGCCTCGGGTACTCAAAAACCGTTCTCCTGAGGAGTTACTTAATTTTGAGTCCGGCTTTGAAAAAATAGGTATGCCGGCACTTATTATTCAGGTAATAAGTGGTTTGATGTTGGCCTACCAGTTGATCCCCGATGTTTCATTATGGTTTGATTTCAGCAATCCTTTAGCGCATGGCATTGTGGCAAAACTCACTTTATTAGCGTTAACCGTTCTGTTCGCGATTGATGCACGTTTTCGTGTTATCCCTAAATTATCACAAGCGAGCCTTGTCGATATGGCGTGGCATATTATCCCTGTTACACTCTTTTCGATCCTGTTTGTTTTAGTGGGCGTGTCGTTTCGCGCGGGATGGTTATTGTAA
- a CDS encoding potassium channel family protein gives MEFSLTFIQLFFWGIYLASPLLLMLCSVFLLLGLIVGHLESWKKFDSLYWAFITAFTVGYGDIRPLKRRSKVLSIMIAGVGIMFTGLIVAITIETSSKAFSMHTDPVIFQQIEQSLK, from the coding sequence ATGGAATTTTCACTTACCTTTATTCAGCTGTTTTTTTGGGGCATCTATTTAGCCTCTCCTCTGCTGTTAATGCTATGCAGTGTATTTTTATTATTAGGGCTTATCGTCGGGCATCTAGAATCTTGGAAGAAGTTTGATTCGCTCTACTGGGCGTTTATTACTGCCTTTACAGTGGGTTATGGGGATATTAGGCCATTAAAGAGACGCTCTAAAGTGTTGTCTATTATGATTGCGGGCGTTGGTATTATGTTTACCGGATTGATCGTTGCTATCACTATAGAAACATCATCTAAAGCATTTAGCATGCATACCGACCCCGTCATTTTCCAACAGATTGAGCAGTCATTAAAGTAA
- a CDS encoding lysozyme inhibitor LprI family protein, which translates to MNKYLLLLIWLYSTAVFSDDFDCDNAMTTIEINHCVGLVLDSAEKEMNTYLLKSKEHHHYDPELTESIESAQKTWAVYAQAHCDSIYTMWREGSIRGVMYLSCKTNITKQRTHDIWSSFLTYMDSTPPVLPEPKVK; encoded by the coding sequence ATGAATAAGTATTTGCTCTTACTTATCTGGTTATATTCTACAGCCGTTTTTAGTGATGATTTTGACTGCGACAATGCCATGACAACCATTGAAATTAACCATTGTGTAGGCCTTGTATTAGACAGCGCAGAAAAAGAGATGAACACTTATTTATTGAAGAGCAAAGAGCATCATCACTATGACCCTGAATTGACTGAATCAATTGAGAGCGCTCAAAAAACATGGGCGGTGTACGCACAAGCACATTGCGATTCTATTTACACAATGTGGCGTGAAGGCTCTATTCGGGGAGTAATGTATTTAAGCTGTAAAACAAACATCACCAAGCAACGCACCCATGATATTTGGTCAAGCTTTCTTACCTACATGGATAGTACGCCCCCAGTTTTGCCAGAACCCAAGGTAAAGTAA
- a CDS encoding sulfite exporter TauE/SafE family protein translates to MIVAFLLLGGFVGVMAGLLGIGGGGIMVPVLTSLFIYQGVDNDMVVHLALGTSMASMVVTAFSSLRSHHAKRGVLWRVVKAMLPGVLLGAFAAAFIASLLSTVFLAVFFAAFMLFVSIQMFSNKKPKSDKGLPSKARLFLVGGGIGSISSLVSIGGGSLMVPYFVWRNVDIKQAIGSSSAVGFFISMAGTMGYLISGWQSTHEEAFVMGYIYWPAVLLISVVSFFTAPLGVKLAYRIPVANLKKIFGLLLFILSIKMLVSVL, encoded by the coding sequence ATGATAGTAGCTTTTCTATTGCTGGGTGGGTTTGTTGGTGTGATGGCTGGCTTATTAGGGATTGGCGGTGGTGGGATTATGGTGCCAGTACTCACGTCGCTTTTTATCTATCAAGGCGTTGATAACGACATGGTAGTGCACTTGGCGCTAGGCACATCGATGGCGTCCATGGTGGTTACGGCTTTTTCGAGTTTACGCTCACATCATGCCAAACGAGGTGTATTGTGGCGTGTAGTTAAAGCTATGCTGCCTGGTGTACTACTCGGTGCATTTGCAGCAGCCTTTATAGCATCTTTGCTTAGTACTGTGTTTCTTGCTGTGTTTTTCGCCGCTTTTATGTTGTTTGTTTCGATCCAGATGTTTTCAAATAAAAAACCAAAATCTGATAAAGGTTTACCGAGTAAAGCGCGTTTATTTTTGGTCGGAGGAGGCATAGGGAGTATATCATCATTGGTTTCTATTGGTGGTGGCTCACTCATGGTGCCTTATTTTGTATGGCGTAATGTCGATATCAAGCAAGCGATCGGCTCCTCTTCAGCCGTCGGTTTTTTCATTTCGATGGCCGGTACTATGGGGTATTTAATCAGTGGTTGGCAAAGCACCCATGAAGAGGCCTTTGTGATGGGTTATATCTATTGGCCTGCTGTCCTGCTTATTTCAGTAGTCAGCTTTTTTACAGCCCCGCTGGGTGTTAAGTTGGCTTACCGCATCCCTGTCGCTAACTTAAAGAAGATCTTTGGGCTGTTGCTCTTTATTTTGAGTATTAAGATGCTAGTTTCTGTTTTATAA
- a CDS encoding MarC family protein: MSDLYTQMITVFLGFFAIMNPIANTAAFAGLVGDKSKAEQIKIAAKALIVTFFVILAFSLLGKAIFHLFGITISALRITGGILVFLVGYHMLNGHTSKMHSSEGNDESDIAISPLAVPLLAGPGTIATAMNFSSSGGTSGIIITVSVFAILCLITFICFIFSSNIIALIGKSGISIVTRLMGLILAVIGTQMVITGVTAVVRSMG, from the coding sequence ATGAGTGATTTATACACGCAAATGATCACCGTCTTTTTAGGCTTTTTTGCTATCATGAACCCTATCGCCAATACGGCAGCTTTCGCTGGCCTTGTTGGCGATAAAAGCAAAGCAGAACAGATAAAAATCGCGGCTAAAGCCCTTATTGTTACCTTTTTTGTCATCCTTGCTTTCTCTTTGCTGGGCAAAGCGATCTTTCATCTATTTGGCATTACTATTTCGGCATTAAGAATAACAGGAGGTATTTTGGTGTTCCTTGTCGGATATCATATGCTCAACGGACATACCTCTAAGATGCACTCAAGTGAAGGCAATGACGAATCCGATATCGCTATATCACCTTTAGCCGTGCCTCTGCTTGCAGGCCCGGGCACTATTGCTACCGCTATGAACTTCTCATCTTCAGGCGGAACAAGCGGGATAATAATTACCGTGTCTGTATTTGCTATTTTGTGCCTGATAACTTTTATCTGCTTTATTTTTAGCTCGAACATTATCGCGCTTATCGGTAAAAGTGGTATCAGTATTGTAACGCGCTTAATGGGCCTAATTTTGGCTGTTATAGGTACACAAATGGTGATTACCGGAGTAACAGCCGTTGTCCGCAGTATGGGCTAA
- a CDS encoding Fis family transcriptional regulator, whose amino-acid sequence MKKTDKKTENAIRIALTNVCDVALDEVPGFQWITHFVNYDNLPGSLIVVCVFATKSELSSALSAHHDDFLRTLITSKLRAANIQCKNSQQFVRFDSEETWEPEKYRLH is encoded by the coding sequence ATGAAAAAAACCGATAAGAAAACTGAGAACGCAATCAGGATAGCACTGACCAACGTTTGTGACGTAGCGCTAGATGAAGTCCCTGGCTTTCAATGGATAACCCATTTTGTCAATTACGATAATTTGCCGGGTTCTCTTATTGTTGTTTGTGTCTTTGCTACAAAGAGTGAATTATCCAGCGCCCTTAGTGCTCATCACGATGATTTTTTACGAACACTAATAACAAGCAAGCTGCGTGCAGCTAATATTCAATGTAAAAATAGCCAACAGTTTGTACGTTTTGATTCAGAAGAAACCTGGGAGCCCGAAAAGTATCGTCTACACTAA
- a CDS encoding GNAT family N-acetyltransferase encodes MNISITSATLNDVIAITALTHELGYAANETKTQEWLTYILNSATHAVLIAVSGEALCGWIVVEKRISLEAGFKAEITGLVVSTQHRRAGVGNKLVQAAQVWATDLGLTRLAVHSNTTRDASHSFYQSLGFALKKTSHNYEKTI; translated from the coding sequence ATGAATATTTCAATCACTAGCGCAACACTCAATGATGTAATAGCTATAACTGCACTCACTCATGAGTTGGGTTACGCAGCCAATGAAACTAAAACCCAAGAGTGGCTAACTTATATTTTAAACTCGGCTACCCATGCAGTATTGATTGCGGTATCGGGTGAAGCGTTGTGTGGTTGGATTGTTGTCGAAAAACGCATTTCACTAGAAGCTGGCTTTAAAGCTGAGATAACCGGTCTAGTTGTTAGTACTCAACACCGCCGTGCAGGTGTGGGCAACAAACTCGTCCAAGCCGCACAAGTGTGGGCAACGGATTTAGGATTAACACGTTTGGCTGTGCATTCAAACACCACAAGAGATGCCTCGCATAGTTTTTATCAGTCCCTTGGTTTTGCTCTGAAAAAAACATCACATAATTATGAAAAAACGATTTAA
- a CDS encoding nitroreductase family protein — MNTLDAIYNRRAVKHFDAQHRLTAEEENTLLEAAIQAPTSYNCQHWRFIILRDPALRAQICKQYANDQAQITDASMLVLFTADVKAWSKTPERYWANAPQEVGEMLVSWMGPFHEGRDWLQRDEAHRSIGMAMQTMMLAAQELGYQTCPLIGYDIDEVAKLVNLPDDHVMGPMIAIGKGIKDPWPKAGQLPLSEVVFENSF, encoded by the coding sequence ATGAATACGCTTGATGCCATCTATAATCGTCGCGCCGTTAAGCACTTTGACGCGCAGCATCGCTTAACCGCAGAAGAAGAAAACACATTGCTAGAAGCCGCGATACAGGCGCCCACTAGCTATAACTGCCAACATTGGCGTTTTATCATATTGCGTGACCCGGCATTACGTGCACAGATATGTAAGCAGTACGCGAATGACCAAGCACAGATTACTGATGCATCTATGCTGGTGTTATTTACCGCTGATGTAAAAGCATGGAGCAAAACACCAGAGCGTTATTGGGCTAATGCGCCACAAGAGGTAGGAGAAATGCTAGTGAGCTGGATGGGGCCGTTTCATGAGGGCCGTGACTGGCTACAACGCGATGAAGCACACCGCTCAATTGGTATGGCAATGCAAACCATGATGCTAGCAGCACAAGAGCTGGGTTATCAGACTTGTCCGCTCATTGGTTACGACATTGATGAAGTGGCGAAGCTGGTTAATTTACCAGATGATCATGTTATGGGACCGATGATAGCTATTGGTAAAGGCATAAAAGATCCTTGGCCTAAAGCAGGGCAGCTTCCGCTAAGTGAAGTGGTATTTGAGAACTCCTTTTAA
- a CDS encoding winged helix-turn-helix domain-containing protein — protein sequence MIEIKHPKDLTRLRRLALSSQGLLQAQPFGHGLAGAREAVSHLGYVQLDTISVVERAHHHVLYSRVPKFEPAMTNQLLLDKDVFEYWSHAAALLPITDFRFSLPYKHTIKSGKTHWYKNPDKKLMGELLARISSDGPLRSRDLETNTTKPVGWWDWKPAKKALEQLYMQGDLMVSNREGFQKTYDLTERVLPSNIDSRMPSIEEFAAHMLDQQLRCHGFASLKGLTYLRRNTELRKAVKALVNERLAQGTLEQVQVNSGEVFIIEAGALERPLTRLNNRLLILSPFDNSVIQRDRLRAIFDYDYQIECYVPAAKRQYGYFCLPLLYRGEFIGRMDCKAHRKTRLLEIKSLHFEQRLFEQATFKPSINKSGFDEDSLITAFINAIREFSHFQKCDSVSLTQVYPKHLAQHLHSALKPLE from the coding sequence GTGATTGAAATCAAACACCCTAAAGACCTAACTCGCTTGCGCCGCCTTGCCCTCTCCTCGCAAGGTTTATTGCAAGCACAACCCTTTGGGCATGGCTTGGCGGGGGCACGTGAAGCGGTCAGTCACTTAGGGTATGTGCAGCTTGATACCATATCGGTGGTAGAACGTGCGCACCATCATGTGCTTTATTCTAGGGTGCCCAAATTTGAGCCAGCCATGACCAACCAATTGCTGCTCGATAAAGATGTGTTTGAGTATTGGTCGCATGCAGCGGCTCTTTTGCCTATCACCGATTTTCGTTTCTCTTTACCTTATAAGCACACCATTAAAAGCGGCAAAACCCATTGGTATAAAAACCCTGATAAAAAGCTGATGGGTGAGCTGTTGGCACGCATAAGTTCAGATGGCCCATTACGCTCACGCGATTTAGAAACCAACACCACAAAACCTGTTGGCTGGTGGGATTGGAAACCTGCAAAAAAGGCGCTTGAGCAGCTGTATATGCAAGGCGACCTGATGGTTAGCAACCGCGAGGGTTTCCAAAAAACCTACGACCTGACCGAGCGAGTCCTGCCATCTAACATAGATTCACGCATGCCCAGCATAGAAGAGTTTGCAGCGCATATGCTTGATCAACAATTACGCTGCCATGGGTTTGCTTCCCTCAAAGGGCTCACTTACCTGCGCCGTAACACCGAGCTTCGCAAAGCAGTAAAAGCGTTAGTCAATGAAAGGTTAGCGCAAGGTACGTTAGAGCAAGTACAAGTAAACAGTGGCGAAGTGTTTATAATAGAGGCCGGTGCACTAGAGCGCCCACTAACGCGTTTAAACAACCGCCTGTTGATTCTTTCACCCTTCGACAACAGCGTTATTCAACGCGACCGGCTCAGAGCAATATTTGATTATGACTACCAAATAGAATGTTATGTACCCGCCGCTAAACGCCAGTACGGCTACTTTTGCCTGCCGCTACTTTATCGTGGTGAGTTTATTGGGCGGATGGATTGTAAGGCGCATCGTAAAACCCGCCTTCTAGAAATCAAATCGCTACATTTTGAACAACGCCTTTTTGAGCAAGCTACTTTTAAACCTTCTATTAATAAATCAGGCTTTGATGAGGATTCACTCATTACGGCCTTTATAAACGCTATTAGAGAATTTAGTCATTTTCAAAAATGTGATTCGGTATCGTTAACTCAAGTCTACCCAAAACATCTGGCGCAACACTTGCACAGCGCACTAAAACCTTTAGAGTGA
- a CDS encoding DMT family transporter — MSVSRKSDNHRSPKPTNRTGFYAFSCLLLVGVFLSLSLVVGKLASTAGAPLLTFLMVAMLGASIMLCFISVLKRHPMALNKRMLEYGLVSGVLFALPNALGFLAIRHVGAGFISLSFAFPILITWLLAVVLRMERLRALRLVGVLLGLSGGIVLAAAKSGGTGDAQAWILLVLSMPIVIACGNIYRTLRWPTAASPVFLAALMMLGGAITLLPFVLFLEAGQVEGLFISSQAMGLLALEVAVFTILYLFYFLLQQLAGPVYLSQIGTVAALSGTLLAVFVLGEVAPPNLGLAGVLVAIGIVLFQRGAKEHTTPLPNSSATPLTNVEKHA, encoded by the coding sequence ATGTCGGTTAGCAGAAAATCGGATAACCACCGTTCACCAAAACCCACTAACAGAACTGGCTTTTATGCTTTTTCGTGTTTGTTGCTGGTGGGTGTTTTTTTATCGTTATCATTAGTGGTGGGTAAGCTTGCTTCTACCGCAGGGGCACCGTTATTAACTTTTCTTATGGTGGCAATGCTGGGCGCGAGTATTATGCTTTGCTTCATATCCGTACTTAAACGCCACCCCATGGCATTAAACAAACGCATGCTTGAGTACGGGCTAGTGTCTGGAGTGTTGTTTGCGCTACCCAATGCGCTGGGATTTTTAGCAATACGTCATGTTGGCGCAGGGTTTATCTCATTAAGTTTTGCCTTTCCCATACTCATTACATGGTTGTTAGCGGTTGTGTTACGCATGGAGCGACTGCGAGCATTGCGTCTTGTGGGCGTTCTATTAGGGCTCAGCGGTGGCATAGTGCTTGCGGCTGCTAAGAGTGGCGGTACGGGCGATGCACAGGCATGGATTCTTTTAGTGTTATCGATGCCTATTGTCATTGCCTGCGGAAATATTTACCGAACACTGCGCTGGCCTACAGCGGCATCCCCTGTGTTTCTGGCAGCACTCATGATGCTGGGAGGTGCTATTACACTGCTCCCGTTTGTACTTTTTCTTGAAGCAGGCCAAGTAGAGGGGTTATTCATTTCAAGTCAAGCAATGGGTTTACTCGCCTTAGAGGTTGCCGTTTTCACGATTCTTTACCTGTTTTACTTCTTGCTTCAGCAACTTGCAGGGCCTGTGTACCTCAGCCAAATTGGAACGGTTGCAGCGCTCAGTGGCACGCTATTGGCCGTTTTCGTATTAGGTGAAGTTGCACCGCCGAATCTTGGTTTGGCCGGTGTTCTCGTCGCCATTGGCATTGTGCTATTCCAGCGTGGTGCGAAAGAACATACAACACCGTTACCTAACTCATCAGCTACACCTTTAACAAACGTGGAGAAACACGCATGA
- a CDS encoding class I SAM-dependent methyltransferase, whose product MLNYYLHAENAKQALAALAKGLASVELSTDLNLSQQRFSLNEQGLILDEDNQLSIDELKYIAKKKQKIFLCCDGEFDPLEDRSSGYYKLVPTAGSPLLEISGVKMHISKGTDPFKSASEMAQQAVHSGDKVLDCCSGLGYAAIAAHRLGAREVISIELSPEVMGLRAQNPWSNDLGNEGITQLKGSSYELIDTMPSNSFDAVIHDPPRFSLAGELYSEEFYSQIFRVLRRNGRLFHYTGNPHLLRKGSGFVDGVIRRLKAAGFKKIEKIDHLMGVSAQK is encoded by the coding sequence ATGCTCAACTACTATCTTCATGCTGAAAACGCCAAACAGGCGCTCGCGGCGTTAGCGAAAGGGCTTGCCAGCGTTGAGCTCTCAACTGATCTGAATCTTTCACAACAGCGTTTCTCTTTGAATGAGCAAGGCCTGATACTCGATGAAGATAATCAGCTATCTATCGATGAGCTCAAATATATCGCTAAGAAAAAACAGAAGATATTTCTGTGTTGTGATGGTGAGTTTGACCCTCTAGAAGACCGCAGTTCGGGCTACTACAAGCTGGTTCCTACGGCCGGGTCACCGCTGCTAGAAATTAGCGGCGTTAAAATGCATATCTCTAAGGGCACCGACCCTTTTAAAAGTGCCTCCGAGATGGCACAGCAAGCTGTTCACAGCGGTGACAAAGTGCTGGATTGCTGTAGTGGGCTAGGTTATGCCGCGATTGCGGCCCATCGATTAGGTGCAAGAGAAGTGATAAGTATTGAGCTTAGCCCTGAAGTCATGGGATTGAGGGCGCAGAACCCTTGGTCAAATGACTTAGGCAATGAAGGCATTACTCAGCTCAAGGGTAGTAGCTATGAGCTAATAGACACAATGCCAAGTAACTCCTTTGATGCGGTGATTCATGATCCACCACGTTTTTCCCTTGCTGGTGAGCTGTACAGTGAAGAATTTTATAGCCAAATCTTTCGGGTGTTGCGCCGTAATGGACGGCTTTTTCACTACACCGGTAACCCGCACTTATTACGGAAGGGCAGTGGCTTTGTTGATGGCGTTATCCGTAGGCTCAAGGCTGCTGGTTTTAAGAAAATAGAAAAAATCGACCACCTTATGGGTGTTAGTGCACAGAAGTGA